A region of Mesorhizobium sp. M3A.F.Ca.ET.080.04.2.1 DNA encodes the following proteins:
- a CDS encoding isochorismatase family cysteine hydrolase has product MSAPGLTYGPLGTHCAHLCVDMQRLFAEPSEWATPWITRVLPRIVSLVERKAEQTIFTRFVPAERPGQGVGSWRRYYERWASMTIENVGREMIELLPPLSAFYPPAQVIDKHVYSPWPEGRLQALLAARRIDTLVVTGGETDVCVLATVLGAIDIGYRVVLVTDALCSSSDATHDALMTVYHQRFAQQVETVEMETVLSSWS; this is encoded by the coding sequence ATGTCAGCTCCAGGCTTGACCTATGGTCCTCTCGGCACGCATTGCGCGCATCTTTGCGTCGACATGCAAAGATTGTTCGCCGAACCATCGGAATGGGCGACACCCTGGATCACCCGCGTGCTGCCAAGGATTGTCAGCCTTGTCGAGAGGAAGGCCGAGCAGACGATCTTCACGCGCTTCGTGCCGGCTGAGAGGCCCGGCCAGGGCGTCGGCAGCTGGCGACGCTACTATGAGCGCTGGGCGTCGATGACGATCGAGAATGTCGGCCGGGAGATGATCGAATTGCTGCCGCCGCTGTCGGCTTTTTATCCGCCGGCGCAGGTGATCGACAAGCATGTCTATTCCCCCTGGCCTGAGGGCAGGCTGCAGGCGCTGCTTGCCGCCCGCCGGATCGACACACTGGTGGTCACCGGCGGCGAGACGGACGTCTGCGTGCTGGCAACGGTCCTGGGCGCGATCGACATCGGTTATCGCGTCGTGCTGGTCACCGATGCGCTCTGCAGCTCCTCGGATGCCACGCATGACGCGCTGATGACGGTCTACCATCAGCGTTTCGCGCAGCAGGTGGAAACTGTCGAGATGGAAACAGTCCTGTCGAGCTGGAGCTGA
- a CDS encoding ATP-dependent DNA ligase: MVAAPRNGFPLPLDTPPMEARTADELPEEKGTWQYEPKWDGFRCLAFKASEAVDLRAKSGKPLGRYFPELTAMLRGVDAKNFVIDGEIVIEIEGRASFDALQMRLHPAESRIAKLSLETPAQLILFDTLVAAGGRLVLEESLAERRAATKEFVAKAGISSLRLSPSTTNLATARKWLQGAGHGSTDGVVAKAMAETYRPGERAMIKVKRLRTADCVVGGFRYLNGKQQVGSLLLGLYNERGLLDHVGFTSTIANDERAALTDRLEKLRGGPGFTGKAPGGPSRWSTERSGQWEPVRPDLVVEVRFDHVTGDRFRHGTKLVRWRPDKAPRQCTFEQIA; encoded by the coding sequence ATGGTAGCGGCCCCGAGGAATGGCTTCCCGCTGCCTCTGGACACGCCTCCCATGGAAGCGCGCACCGCCGATGAGCTGCCCGAGGAGAAAGGCACGTGGCAATACGAGCCGAAATGGGATGGGTTTCGCTGCCTCGCCTTCAAGGCCAGCGAAGCAGTGGACCTCAGGGCGAAGTCCGGCAAGCCGCTTGGCCGCTATTTCCCCGAACTCACAGCCATGCTGCGCGGTGTCGATGCGAAGAACTTTGTCATCGACGGCGAGATCGTCATCGAGATCGAGGGCCGCGCCTCATTCGATGCGCTGCAGATGCGGCTTCATCCAGCGGAGAGCCGGATAGCCAAGCTCAGCTTGGAGACGCCGGCGCAGTTGATCCTGTTTGACACCCTCGTCGCAGCCGGCGGCAGGCTGGTGCTCGAAGAGTCTCTGGCGGAGCGGCGGGCGGCAACAAAGGAGTTTGTGGCGAAGGCAGGCATATCCTCGCTGCGGCTCTCGCCATCCACCACCAACCTCGCAACCGCCCGGAAATGGCTGCAGGGCGCCGGTCATGGTTCGACCGATGGGGTCGTCGCCAAGGCGATGGCCGAGACCTATCGGCCGGGCGAGCGCGCGATGATCAAGGTCAAGCGGCTGCGCACGGCCGACTGCGTGGTCGGGGGATTCCGCTACCTCAACGGCAAGCAACAGGTGGGTTCGCTGCTGCTGGGTCTCTACAACGAACGCGGCCTGCTCGACCATGTCGGCTTCACCTCGACCATCGCCAATGACGAGCGGGCCGCGCTCACGGACAGGCTGGAGAAGCTGCGCGGCGGGCCGGGCTTCACCGGCAAGGCTCCGGGCGGGCCGAGCCGCTGGAGTACCGAGCGCAGCGGGCAATGGGAGCCGGTGCGGCCGGACCTCGTCGTCGAGGTCCGTTTCGATCACGTCACCGGCGACCGCTTCCGGCACGGAACAAAGCTGGTGCGCTGGCGGCCCGACAAGGCGCCGCGCCAATGCACGTTCGAGCAGATCGCGTAG
- a CDS encoding (2Fe-2S)-binding protein has product MSRTSTSSATGLSRRRFMTGTASVAAAAPMLAAPPKAEAQPAPASKLREPAVLSLRVNKQPYELSLDTRTSLLDALRDHIGLTGTKKGCDHGQCGACTVLVDGKRVLSCLSFAVMNQGREVTTVEGLASSDGKLHPMQQAFIDHDAFQCGYCTPGQIMSAIGCVNEGHAGSEDDIREYMSGNICRCAAYPNIVAAVVQAREETRGA; this is encoded by the coding sequence ATGTCCCGAACCTCCACCTCGAGCGCGACTGGCCTCAGCCGAAGACGTTTCATGACCGGCACGGCTTCGGTCGCCGCGGCCGCGCCGATGCTGGCGGCGCCGCCGAAGGCCGAGGCGCAGCCTGCACCCGCGTCGAAACTGCGGGAGCCGGCCGTCCTGTCGCTGCGGGTCAACAAGCAGCCTTACGAGCTTTCGCTGGATACGAGGACGAGCCTGCTCGATGCGCTTCGCGACCATATCGGCCTGACCGGCACAAAGAAGGGCTGCGACCACGGTCAGTGCGGCGCCTGCACCGTGCTGGTCGACGGAAAGCGCGTGCTCTCGTGCCTGAGCTTCGCCGTGATGAACCAGGGCAGGGAGGTGACGACGGTGGAAGGGCTCGCATCGAGCGACGGCAAGCTGCATCCGATGCAGCAGGCCTTCATCGATCACGACGCGTTCCAGTGCGGCTACTGCACGCCGGGCCAGATCATGTCGGCCATCGGCTGCGTCAACGAAGGCCACGCCGGCTCCGAAGACGATATCCGCGAATATATGAGCGGCAACATCTGCCGCTGCGCGGCCTACCCGAACATCGTCGCGGCCGTCGTGCAGGCGCGTGAAGAGACGAGGGGAGCCTGA
- a CDS encoding xanthine dehydrogenase family protein molybdopterin-binding subunit has translation MNAAAPRPKENMGEPLPRIDARLKVTGQAHYPADLPTANIAYGALATSSIAKGKVTKLHLDDARAVPGLLDIVTYGDMDKIEKPKFGNSGATSIGPLHDRTIFHDGQIIALAVAETFEAAEEAAQLIRAEYEEEKPSASFDSAGTKTVPAAGKSPMYKEDVKAGDFDAAYAQAAMKIDARYSTPTQHHNPIELFSTTALWQGDQLIVHEPSQNVTGWKVELARQLKIEPANVRIVSPFIGGAFGSKGPMTPRTAIVAVAAKRLGRPVRCVTSRMQAFGTQTYRAETRHRIRIGAGRDGRITAFAHEGWEVTSRPDSYVVGGTSATSRMYDYGSVLTHVSLVQADRNTPGYMRSPPETPYVYALENAMDEMAVALGMDPVEFRRINEPKLEPIGKRPFSSRSLIQCYDQAAEAFGWAKRDAGVGAMREGDWLIGVGCATAIYPTAVAPCASRVRLASDGGVRVQCGSHEIGTGIRTVAGQMASERLGVAIDKVAVEMGDSSLPPAPVSGGSISTASVCSAVLKACDAIRSKLVAAATKEGGPLAGSHNEELAFADGKIAAEGGAVAKIEDVFKLMQVGAIEEYAEFAPKGASPEALKKLYAGQSEFHGGEQDEDSVKYAFGAEFVEVRINRYTREIRVPRMVGAFAAGRIMNTRTARSQLMGGMIWGIGQALHEATEIDRRYARYVNRDLQDYLVPVNADIKDLQVILVPEVDHAVNPAGVKGLGELGNVGTAAAVASAVYHATGIRIRDLPIRIEQLLV, from the coding sequence ATGAATGCAGCTGCTCCCAGGCCCAAGGAGAACATGGGCGAACCGCTGCCGCGCATCGATGCTCGGCTGAAAGTCACGGGACAGGCGCATTATCCGGCGGACCTGCCGACAGCCAACATCGCCTATGGCGCGCTGGCGACCAGCAGCATCGCCAAGGGCAAGGTGACGAAGCTTCATCTGGATGACGCCCGCGCGGTACCCGGCCTGCTCGACATCGTCACCTATGGCGACATGGACAAGATCGAGAAGCCGAAATTCGGCAACTCCGGCGCCACGTCGATCGGGCCGCTGCATGACCGCACGATCTTCCATGACGGCCAGATCATCGCGCTCGCCGTTGCCGAGACGTTCGAGGCGGCCGAAGAGGCCGCGCAACTCATCCGCGCGGAATACGAAGAGGAGAAGCCGAGCGCGAGCTTCGACAGCGCGGGCACGAAGACCGTTCCCGCCGCGGGCAAGAGCCCGATGTACAAGGAAGATGTGAAAGCGGGCGACTTCGATGCCGCCTATGCGCAAGCGGCGATGAAGATCGATGCTCGCTATTCGACGCCGACGCAGCACCACAATCCGATCGAGCTGTTCTCGACGACGGCGCTCTGGCAGGGCGATCAGCTCATCGTGCACGAACCGTCGCAGAACGTCACCGGCTGGAAGGTGGAGCTCGCCAGGCAGTTGAAGATCGAACCGGCCAATGTGCGCATCGTCAGTCCCTTCATCGGCGGCGCCTTCGGCTCGAAGGGGCCGATGACGCCGCGCACCGCGATCGTAGCCGTTGCCGCCAAGCGGCTTGGCCGGCCGGTGCGCTGCGTGACGAGCCGCATGCAGGCCTTCGGTACCCAGACCTACCGCGCCGAAACCCGCCACCGCATCCGCATCGGCGCCGGCAGGGACGGGCGCATCACCGCTTTCGCCCACGAAGGCTGGGAAGTGACGTCACGCCCGGACTCCTACGTGGTCGGCGGCACTTCGGCGACCAGCCGCATGTACGACTACGGCTCGGTGCTGACGCATGTCTCGCTGGTGCAGGCCGACCGCAACACGCCGGGCTATATGCGCTCGCCGCCCGAGACGCCGTATGTCTACGCGCTGGAAAACGCCATGGACGAGATGGCCGTGGCGCTCGGCATGGATCCGGTCGAATTCCGCCGGATCAACGAACCGAAGCTGGAGCCGATCGGCAAGAGGCCGTTCTCCAGCCGCTCGCTGATCCAGTGCTATGACCAGGCTGCCGAAGCCTTTGGCTGGGCGAAGCGGGATGCTGGAGTCGGCGCGATGCGCGAGGGAGACTGGCTGATCGGCGTGGGCTGCGCCACGGCGATCTATCCGACCGCTGTCGCCCCTTGCGCGTCGCGCGTGCGCCTAGCTTCCGACGGCGGCGTGCGGGTGCAATGCGGCTCGCATGAAATCGGCACCGGGATCCGCACGGTGGCCGGACAGATGGCTTCCGAGCGCCTTGGTGTCGCGATCGACAAGGTGGCTGTCGAGATGGGCGACAGCAGCCTGCCACCGGCGCCGGTGTCGGGTGGATCGATCTCCACCGCGAGCGTGTGCTCGGCGGTGCTGAAGGCCTGCGACGCGATCCGGAGCAAGCTCGTAGCCGCCGCGACGAAGGAAGGCGGGCCCCTTGCCGGCTCGCACAACGAGGAATTGGCCTTTGCCGATGGCAAGATCGCGGCGGAAGGCGGCGCTGTGGCCAAGATCGAGGACGTCTTCAAGCTCATGCAAGTCGGCGCGATCGAGGAATATGCCGAGTTTGCGCCGAAGGGCGCGAGCCCCGAGGCGCTGAAAAAGCTTTATGCCGGCCAGTCGGAATTCCATGGCGGCGAGCAGGACGAGGATTCGGTGAAATATGCCTTCGGCGCCGAATTCGTCGAGGTCCGGATCAACCGCTACACGCGTGAAATCCGCGTGCCTCGCATGGTCGGTGCATTCGCGGCAGGCCGCATCATGAACACGCGCACCGCCCGCAGCCAGCTGATGGGCGGCATGATCTGGGGCATCGGCCAGGCGCTGCATGAAGCGACCGAGATCGACAGGCGCTATGCGCGCTATGTCAACCGCGATCTCCAAGACTACCTCGTGCCGGTCAATGCCGACATCAAGGACCTGCAGGTGATCCTGGTGCCGGAGGTCGACCACGCGGTCAATCCGGCCGGCGTCAAAGGATTGGGGGAACTGGGCAATGTCGGCACGGCCGCCGCCGTTGCCAGCGCGGTCTATCACGCAACAGGTATACGCATCCGCGATCTGCCGATCAGGATAGAGCAGCTTCTGGTCTGA
- a CDS encoding PrkA family serine protein kinase codes for MIEKKSDIFDLFSEIYSNAAQEEMSLQQYLLACREDKSMYASAAERMVTAIGEPTFFDTSGDERLGRIFANRTIKIYPSFADFYGMEDTIERIAGYFRYASQGLEERKQILYLLGPVGGGKSSLAERLKKLMEERPIYTLKIGDRISPVFESPLGLFHPDRMGDLLEDKYGIARRRLNGLISPWASKRLDELSGDISKFSVVKLMPSRLRQICIAKTEPGDENNQDVSSLVGKVDIRQLENFSQSDPDAYSYSGGLNRTTQGLLEFVEMFKAPIKVLHPLLTATQEGNYNGTENFGAFPYQGIIVAHSNESEWLQFKSNKNNEAFLDRILVVKVPYCLRVTEERQIYEKLLRESELAEAPCAPEVLDLLSRFTVSTRLAEHDNSPLYTKMRVYNGENLKESDPKAKSIQEYRDAAGVDEGMTGVSTRFAFKILSQTFNFDTKEVAADPVHLMYILEAAIKREQFPKETETAYLDFIKTELAARYAEFIGHEIQKAYLESYSEYGQNLFDRYIAYADAWIEDQDYKDPDTGQILNREVLDNELSQIEKPAGIANPKDFRNEVVKFTLRARARNHGRNPSWTSYEKLREVIEKRMFGQVEDLLPVISFGSKQDSVTEKRHTEFVQRMVERGYTKRQVRRLVDWYMRVNKAG; via the coding sequence ATGATTGAGAAAAAAAGCGACATCTTCGACTTATTCTCGGAGATCTACTCCAACGCAGCACAGGAGGAGATGAGCCTCCAGCAATATCTCCTAGCCTGCCGCGAGGACAAATCGATGTACGCCTCTGCGGCCGAGCGCATGGTGACCGCGATCGGCGAGCCGACTTTCTTCGATACCAGCGGCGACGAACGGCTTGGCCGGATATTCGCCAACAGGACGATCAAGATTTATCCGTCTTTCGCCGACTTCTACGGAATGGAAGACACGATCGAGCGCATCGCCGGCTATTTCCGCTATGCATCGCAAGGGCTCGAGGAACGCAAGCAGATCCTCTACCTGCTCGGGCCCGTCGGCGGCGGCAAGTCCTCCCTTGCCGAGCGTCTCAAGAAGCTGATGGAAGAGCGGCCCATCTATACTTTGAAAATTGGCGACAGGATCAGCCCGGTTTTCGAATCGCCGCTCGGCCTTTTCCATCCTGACCGCATGGGTGACCTTCTCGAGGACAAGTATGGCATCGCCCGGCGGCGGCTCAACGGCCTGATCTCCCCCTGGGCGTCGAAGCGGCTGGACGAACTGTCGGGCGACATCTCCAAGTTCAGCGTGGTCAAGCTGATGCCTTCGCGCCTGCGCCAGATCTGCATCGCCAAGACCGAGCCAGGCGACGAGAACAACCAGGACGTTTCGTCGCTGGTCGGCAAGGTGGACATCCGCCAGCTCGAAAATTTCAGCCAGTCCGATCCCGATGCTTATTCCTACAGCGGCGGGTTGAACCGGACGACGCAAGGACTTCTCGAATTCGTCGAGATGTTCAAGGCGCCCATCAAGGTTCTCCATCCTTTGCTGACGGCCACCCAGGAGGGCAACTACAACGGCACGGAGAATTTCGGCGCCTTCCCCTACCAGGGCATCATCGTTGCGCACTCCAACGAATCGGAATGGCTGCAATTCAAGAGCAACAAGAACAACGAGGCATTCCTCGACCGCATCCTGGTCGTCAAGGTGCCCTATTGCCTGCGCGTCACCGAAGAAAGACAGATCTACGAGAAGCTGCTGCGCGAGAGCGAACTGGCCGAAGCCCCGTGCGCGCCGGAGGTTCTCGACCTGCTCAGCCGGTTCACCGTGTCGACGCGCCTGGCCGAGCACGACAATTCGCCGCTCTATACGAAGATGCGGGTTTATAACGGGGAAAACCTGAAGGAGAGCGACCCGAAGGCAAAATCCATTCAGGAATATCGCGATGCCGCGGGTGTCGACGAAGGCATGACCGGGGTGAGCACGCGCTTCGCCTTCAAGATCCTGTCGCAGACCTTCAACTTCGACACCAAGGAAGTGGCCGCCGATCCTGTGCATCTGATGTACATTCTGGAAGCGGCGATCAAGCGCGAGCAATTCCCGAAGGAAACAGAAACCGCCTATCTCGATTTCATCAAGACAGAGCTTGCCGCTCGCTACGCCGAGTTCATCGGCCACGAGATCCAGAAAGCCTACCTCGAATCCTACAGCGAATACGGCCAGAACCTGTTCGACCGCTATATCGCCTATGCCGACGCCTGGATCGAGGATCAGGACTACAAGGATCCCGACACCGGCCAGATTCTGAACCGCGAGGTCCTCGACAACGAACTGTCGCAGATCGAAAAGCCGGCCGGCATCGCCAACCCCAAGGACTTCCGCAACGAGGTCGTGAAGTTCACCCTGCGCGCCCGCGCCAGGAACCACGGCCGCAACCCCTCTTGGACGAGCTATGAAAAGCTGCGGGAAGTCATCGAGAAGCGGATGTTCGGGCAGGTCGAGGATCTGCTACCGGTGATCAGCTTCGGCTCGAAGCAGGACAGCGTGACTGAGAAGAGGCACACCGAATTCGTGCAAAGGATGGTCGAACGCGGCTATACTAAGCGTCAGGTCCGCCGGCTGGTGGATTGGTATATGCGCGTGAACAAGGCGGGCTGA
- a CDS encoding YeaH/YhbH family protein, with product MTIFIDRRLNPKDKSLGNRQRFLRRARAELKQTIRERIRAGKIADVDGEHAVSMPANGTSEPQFTDARDSGTRRHVLPGNKQFAPGDRMPKPGEGGNVGSSPSMKESEDDFRFVLSREEVLDLFFEDLELPDMVKLNLKEIVAYRPRRAGFAATGSPTNINIARTMRNSHGRRIALKRPKQEALDAITLELAALQSGPPDPAARQRIVALQEELDRLKRRRRVIAYVDPVDIRFNRFDAQPQPNANAVMFCLMDVSGSMGEREKDLAKRFFVLLHLFLKRRYDRTEIVFIRHTHEAQEVDEDTFFYSTQSGGTVVSTALEEMHRIIRKRYPSRDWNIYAAQASDGDNFPTDSDRCIALLDGELMRLCQYFAYVEIIDERETHIFGSTENGTSLWHAYQEVKKGWPNFQMTRIAKASDIYPVFRQLFTKEKPQRGGG from the coding sequence ATGACCATCTTCATCGACCGCCGACTGAACCCGAAGGACAAGAGCCTCGGCAATCGCCAGCGCTTCCTGCGCCGTGCCCGCGCGGAGCTGAAGCAGACAATCCGCGAACGGATCCGGGCCGGCAAAATCGCCGATGTGGATGGCGAGCATGCCGTTTCGATGCCGGCAAACGGAACCAGCGAGCCACAATTCACCGACGCAAGGGACAGCGGCACGCGCCGTCATGTCCTGCCGGGCAACAAGCAGTTCGCTCCCGGCGATCGGATGCCGAAGCCGGGTGAAGGCGGCAATGTTGGATCCTCGCCGTCGATGAAGGAATCGGAAGACGACTTCCGCTTCGTCCTCAGCCGCGAGGAGGTGCTGGACCTCTTCTTCGAGGATCTCGAGCTTCCCGACATGGTCAAGCTCAATCTCAAGGAGATCGTCGCCTACCGGCCGCGGCGCGCCGGATTCGCTGCGACCGGCTCGCCTACCAACATCAACATTGCTCGCACGATGCGCAACAGCCATGGCCGTCGCATAGCGCTGAAGCGTCCCAAGCAGGAGGCGCTCGATGCGATAACCCTGGAGTTGGCAGCGCTCCAATCGGGCCCACCCGATCCCGCGGCGCGTCAACGCATCGTGGCGTTGCAGGAGGAACTCGATCGTCTCAAGCGCCGCCGCAGGGTGATCGCCTATGTCGATCCGGTCGATATTCGCTTCAACCGCTTCGACGCGCAGCCGCAGCCGAACGCCAACGCCGTGATGTTCTGCCTGATGGATGTTTCGGGTTCGATGGGCGAACGCGAGAAGGATCTTGCCAAGCGCTTCTTCGTGCTGCTGCACCTTTTTTTGAAACGGCGCTACGACCGCACCGAAATCGTCTTCATCCGCCATACGCATGAGGCTCAGGAAGTCGATGAGGACACATTCTTCTACAGCACGCAAAGCGGCGGCACCGTCGTTTCCACCGCGTTGGAGGAGATGCACCGCATCATCAGGAAGCGCTACCCGAGTCGCGACTGGAACATCTATGCTGCCCAGGCGTCCGACGGCGACAATTTCCCCACCGATTCCGATCGCTGCATTGCGCTCCTCGATGGTGAACTCATGCGCTTGTGCCAGTATTTCGCCTATGTCGAAATCATCGATGAGCGAGAGACGCACATCTTCGGCTCGACCGAGAACGGAACATCGCTTTGGCACGCCTATCAGGAGGTCAAGAAAGGCTGGCCGAACTTCCAGATGACGCGGATCGCCAAGGCCTCCGACATCTACCCGGTCTTTCGACAGCTCTTCACTAAGGAGAAGCCGCAGCGTGGAGGCGGCTGA
- a CDS encoding xanthine dehydrogenase family protein subunit M: MRPFIYEQPQDIRTAVAVASRFASDGDQPTRADAQFIAGGTNLADYMKLGVAQPSRLLDLNRLDEPALREITVGDNGIRFGALVRMGEAADDSEVKRRYPVIADSLRLAASGQIRNMASLAGNVLQRTRCEYFRETSWACNKRVPGSGCAAMEGFNRQHAVLGTSEACIATYHGDFAQALIALDAVVRVEGSRGARNIAFAKLHRLPGDTPHIETELAADEIVTAIEVPALPWAARSMYLKIRDRQSYAFALASAAVALDLDGDSVREARIALGGVATVPWRASAAEAALQGKKLDEMSAGTAAEAAFAHANPGRHNAFKIELGKRALVRALLETRDMKV, encoded by the coding sequence ATGCGCCCCTTCATCTATGAACAGCCGCAGGACATTCGCACCGCCGTCGCCGTCGCGTCCCGATTTGCCTCCGATGGCGATCAGCCAACGCGGGCCGACGCCCAATTCATCGCCGGCGGCACCAATCTCGCCGACTATATGAAGCTCGGCGTCGCGCAGCCGAGCCGGCTGCTGGATCTCAATCGGCTGGACGAGCCTGCGCTCCGGGAGATCACGGTCGGGGACAACGGAATTCGGTTCGGCGCGCTGGTGCGGATGGGAGAGGCGGCCGACGACAGCGAGGTCAAACGACGTTATCCGGTCATAGCCGACAGTCTGCGACTGGCGGCAAGCGGCCAGATCCGCAACATGGCAAGCCTTGCCGGCAACGTGCTGCAGCGCACGCGCTGCGAGTATTTCCGCGAGACTTCCTGGGCCTGCAACAAGCGGGTGCCGGGTTCGGGCTGCGCGGCGATGGAAGGCTTCAACCGCCAGCATGCAGTGCTCGGCACCAGCGAGGCCTGCATCGCAACCTATCACGGCGACTTCGCCCAGGCTCTGATCGCGCTCGATGCCGTGGTCCGTGTGGAGGGTTCGCGCGGTGCGCGAAACATTGCCTTTGCCAAGCTGCACAGGCTGCCCGGCGACACGCCGCATATCGAGACGGAACTGGCGGCGGACGAGATCGTCACCGCCATCGAGGTGCCGGCCCTCCCGTGGGCGGCGCGTTCAATGTACCTGAAAATCCGCGATCGCCAATCCTACGCCTTCGCGCTGGCCTCGGCGGCGGTCGCGCTCGATCTCGACGGCGACAGCGTTCGCGAGGCCCGGATCGCGCTGGGCGGCGTGGCGACGGTGCCATGGCGCGCCAGCGCGGCGGAAGCAGCCCTGCAAGGCAAGAAGCTCGACGAGATGTCGGCCGGCACAGCAGCGGAAGCCGCCTTCGCGCATGCGAATCCCGGCCGGCACAACGCGTTCAAGATCGAACTCGGCAAGCGAGCGCTGGTGCGGGCGCTGCTGGAAACCCGTGACATGAAGGTGTGA
- a CDS encoding SpoVR family protein, with product MPRLAPSSGLLFSGSDWNFQTLSRAYDAIEALGIEELGLDIYPVQMEIISSEQMLDAYSSTGMPLMYRHWSFGKHFLYQELLYRKGGRGLAYELVINSDPCIVYLMEENTMALQALVTAHAALGHNHFFKNNYLFRQWTDAGAILSYLDFAKGYIARCEEKQGLAAVEAVLDAAHALMGQGVFRYRRPPKLSSETQREGLRERLEYEERSYNDLWRTLPQSKDGKKAAETDDAIAERKKSLHLPEENLLYFLEKNSLILEPWQREILRIVRVIAQYFYPQRQTQVMNEGCATFVHYTLMNALFDRGRISEGAMLEILSNHSNVVFQPGFDDRRYSGINPYALGLDMMQDIQRISTNPTEEDRDWFPDFAGNGNWRDTLLDAWANHRDESFIRQFLSPALIRKWRMFVLADAANEPFYEVASIHNERGYEAVRSALARSYDIGANSMDIQVVDVDLLGDRHLRLQHKVHDGIVLDGRSRDATLRHIRNLWGYEVSLEGIDAQTGAALYERSSSQAGE from the coding sequence ATGCCAAGGCTCGCTCCCAGTTCCGGTTTGCTGTTTTCCGGATCCGACTGGAATTTCCAGACCTTGTCGCGGGCTTACGACGCTATCGAGGCGCTCGGCATCGAAGAGCTCGGCCTCGACATCTATCCGGTGCAGATGGAGATCATCTCGTCCGAGCAGATGCTCGATGCCTATTCGTCCACCGGTATGCCGCTGATGTACCGCCACTGGTCGTTCGGCAAGCATTTCCTCTACCAGGAATTGCTGTACCGCAAGGGCGGTCGCGGCCTCGCCTATGAGCTGGTCATCAACTCCGACCCCTGCATCGTCTACCTGATGGAGGAAAACACCATGGCCCTGCAGGCCCTGGTGACGGCCCACGCGGCGCTCGGCCACAATCACTTCTTCAAGAACAACTATCTCTTCCGGCAATGGACCGATGCCGGCGCCATCCTGAGCTATCTGGACTTTGCCAAGGGCTATATAGCCCGGTGCGAGGAAAAGCAGGGCCTGGCCGCGGTGGAGGCCGTTCTCGATGCCGCGCACGCCCTGATGGGACAAGGCGTTTTCAGATATCGGCGGCCGCCGAAACTGTCCTCCGAAACGCAGCGCGAGGGACTGCGCGAGCGGTTGGAGTACGAGGAGCGCTCCTACAATGATCTCTGGCGGACCCTGCCCCAGTCGAAGGACGGCAAGAAGGCTGCCGAGACAGACGACGCGATCGCCGAGCGGAAGAAGTCGCTCCACCTTCCGGAGGAGAACCTGCTCTACTTCCTTGAGAAGAACAGCCTCATCCTGGAGCCGTGGCAGCGCGAAATCCTCAGGATTGTCCGCGTCATAGCGCAATATTTTTATCCACAGCGGCAGACGCAGGTGATGAACGAAGGCTGCGCGACCTTCGTGCATTACACGCTCATGAACGCCCTTTTCGATCGTGGCCGCATCAGCGAGGGCGCCATGCTCGAAATCCTGAGCAACCATTCGAACGTGGTGTTTCAGCCGGGCTTCGACGACCGGCGCTATTCCGGCATCAATCCCTACGCGCTGGGCCTCGACATGATGCAGGACATCCAGCGCATTTCGACGAACCCCACCGAGGAGGATCGCGACTGGTTTCCCGACTTCGCCGGCAATGGCAACTGGCGCGACACCTTGCTCGACGCCTGGGCCAACCATCGCGACGAGTCCTTCATCCGCCAGTTTCTCAGCCCGGCCTTGATCCGCAAATGGCGGATGTTCGTTCTTGCGGACGCGGCGAACGAGCCTTTCTACGAAGTCGCCTCGATCCACAATGAGCGGGGCTATGAAGCGGTCCGCAGCGCCCTTGCCCGCAGCTACGACATCGGCGCAAACAGCATGGACATCCAGGTCGTGGACGTGGACCTGCTCGGCGACCGTCATCTTCGCCTGCAGCACAAGGTCCATGACGGTATCGTTCTGGACGGCCGCAGCCGCGACGCGACGCTGCGCCATATCCGCAATCTCTGGGGTTACGAGGTGAGCCTCGAAGGCATAGACGCCCAGACAGGCGCCGCTCTTTACGAACGCTCCAGCAGCCAGGCCGGCGAATGA
- a CDS encoding GFA family protein, with protein sequence MKMSENPAQAAPVERTGGCLCGRIRYRVTADPRVHYCHCDMCRRATGSAFAVLAWVPLASLSWRDEEPAYRRSSPLARRAFCQACGSPLSLSYDATQDEIALHVGTFDDPAELEPRYNYGSGQRLAWVCCGIDLPHHDAEERW encoded by the coding sequence ATGAAAATGTCCGAAAATCCCGCCCAAGCCGCTCCTGTCGAACGCACAGGCGGATGCCTCTGCGGCAGAATTCGCTATCGCGTCACTGCAGATCCGCGTGTTCATTATTGCCATTGCGATATGTGCCGGCGCGCGACCGGCAGCGCGTTTGCCGTGCTCGCTTGGGTGCCGTTGGCCAGCCTGTCCTGGCGCGACGAAGAACCGGCCTACCGCCGATCCTCGCCGCTCGCCCGCCGCGCCTTCTGCCAAGCTTGCGGTTCTCCGCTTAGTCTTTCCTATGACGCGACGCAGGACGAGATCGCGCTCCACGTCGGAACTTTCGACGATCCCGCGGAACTGGAGCCTCGCTACAACTATGGATCGGGGCAACGGCTGGCATGGGTCTGCTGCGGCATCGACCTCCCGCATCACGACGCGGAAGAGCGATGGTAG